TTAATTGCACCTATCTAATCTGAAGAAGTCTTTTTCTGGCTACTGGGGTGGTTAAGGCTAATTATTATACAGTCATGTCTGGTCACGGGACCAGATATTTCTGCCTCGAGCGGTGGCAATCTTTATGCCGAGCTAAAAGTGGATGTTTGTTGACTCCTTAAATCCCCTAATGGCACGCCGCTTAGGAGCATTCCTGTGGTATTAAGTACAATTCAGTGGGGAAAAGTATGCTTCAAAGTCAAATGCTTTGGGAAAATAATAGTACTTTAGGAATtagcaatttttgaatttataaaataaaagggcAGTATTGTACTtttatcatatatattttaaagttctAATTATGCAGTTAAGACCCCATCAAAGTGTGCCTTGCCACAATAATCTATGACCAGTTAGGACTGTAAGAAAATGTTTGCCAAAATGCGAAGGGTCTATCCAGGCACCGAGGTAGCCATCTCCACTCAAGAGCCCGGCTGCTCGAATGACTTGTCGAGTTTGGAAACAGGAACACATGCCagggtaaacattttaaaaggaaGAGTTCCATAATAGATTCTTAGCTTCTGCTTGATTTCCCCTAGAACAAAAGAGCCGAGGGCCTGATAGGTGGGATGCAGCAACTCTTTCTCTTTGTAACCGTGTTTCTTGTAAGTCCCGTGCTCATCTACAGCGGCTTTAAGTTCTTCGTTCTGGAGCCGCTCTATCCCGCTGACCCCGATAACAATGTGGCCATCGGTTCGGCCGTTGCCACGGTCATCGTGATGCACGTCCCAATCACCGGCTACATCCTACGCCTGATCTTCGCGGAAGAGCTATCGGGCATGGAGCAGCAGGTGGTGTTTTCCGACTGGGAGACTCTGGTGCCGGCGCAGGTCCCGAAGCACAGTCCCGTGCTGAACGTCCTGCTGCTCATGTCCTACTGCGCCCTGATCGTCGGCTTTCCCATTGCCACATTTTTTGCCCTAAAGTTTGTGGTCCTCAAGAGTTTCGCCCACATCGACGCGGACATTATCTCGGCCATCTGCACAGTGGTGGCCGTACACGGGGCCGTTGGCTTCTTCATCTATCGGGCTATTTACTCCAAGACTACGGCCACGGCCACGGCCAAAAATCAGTGAAATCTCGattgaatttcaattttgGAATAAACAGTTCCTGCTTTCATCATTCGTCTGGGAATTGTATTTTCTCCTCCTTTTCTATGGAAATGTTTTTCCAAGGCGAAAAATACACTTCCCACACAATAAATGAATTGTGTTTCGGTTGAAACTTTTATGAGGGGTAAACACATGCGGGTTGTCACTTGTCCATTCCCCGATATGGATGGACTTGGACTTCTTGACGGGCATTTGATGGACACCAGCGATATCTCTCCAGGGTCAAGGAATGCAGACTCGGAGACTAAGACTTTCCTCGTGCAAGTTGATCGCTGTGAAGATCCTCTGACAAGACAAAAAAAGACAGAATTAAGTTGTACAGTGTAAAGACCATTGTCTTTATTTATTGACCGTAGTGGCTGACATCTGTCAGGCTCTCCGATTTTTTCCAGCCGACCAAAACATGACGCCTTTGAATAGCAACAGGTGGTACTCGTGACTGGACAGCCGGCCACAGCTCACGCGCTTATTAGCCAATGACCCAagagaaattgaaaaattctaaaaaccaacaacattttttcaattatatttaacCCATGGGATGGTGTATACCAGAGTATCGAGTGAATGAAACGGGCGTGTGccgttttaaatttagaaatgaactatttaagaaaatggaaaTCAGAATCACGAATTCAATAATTTGCACTTGGCTGTCAATTTGTAAACTAAATATTGGTTTAGATAATtgaaagaaataatttttagacTTCCATTATGTtgagatttatattttttataaaacattcCAAACACATATAGCAGAAAGATTTCTGATCTTTTACAGGTAATGTTACTTTACTtacttttaattaagaaatcaTTGCAAAATGTAAGATTCCATGTATTTCTCTCACCATTTTCAACAGTCAAAGCTTAAGAATTGTAAGCAGATCGACTGTGACAGTTGTATTTTTCATCTGCCAGATGGAATTGTTCTAGTTTGATGATAACCGAAGCGGAGAGGTATTGTCTTTGTCCGCATTGACACCCCCTGAGGTGATTGTGATGGGTAATTTAACGCTTCGGTGGCAATAACTATTTGATTAGCATCTGGTTGGCATTGTCGCTATATCCTCACTTTTATGAGATGCACACGCGGCGGCACTAACGAGGCGATGCCGAGACGGCGCAATTTGTCAGGCGCGTTAAGGCTAATCGCAAAGCCAGAGCAAGAAGTTGTTTTCATTGGCGAAAGATCGAAAGTATTGCAACTACTTGCAGTAATAGTGCTCTTGGCTCGAGTGCAGCGCGCTGACTGAGTAAACAAATAGCGCGTAAACAACGGCGAGGCTGGAGCAACAGGTCGACCGTCATCCCGTCCAGCATCTCGTCTCATTTCTTCTTCAAGCGCATGTGCAGGAGTGAGTTGAGAGAGTGGAAGCAGAGGAATGCTGTGGTCCAATCTGAAATGGAGAATTGTGACTTTGATGTTAATCTCAATATTTGACAGTCGGAAGAGCTATTGTAATTGTTGAATTAAGTATGCACTTTTAACGgaattgaattcaaattccTATTCAAATTGGAAGGTTGTAGGATCAGATGTGGTTCGAGTCTCAGGTGTGGTTCGAATATTCTGTGTGGTTCGAATATCAGATGTGGTTGGATTTTTTAGGGAGATTTTTGTTTGTCATTTTTTAGGGGGAACAAAAATGTTCGTACAGACACACTGCTCAGCAGTGCCTGGTCACACTCAAAAACAGGAAAATGGCGAACGATACGAACAAGCTGCTGCTGTCTTCGCAGCAGGAAAAACCCAACCACTACACGTAAATAGCAACAAATTGAGAGTGTCCAGGTGCCAGATTGACCCCGTATTTTCCCCGCCCGCAGCTACCTGAAGGAGTTCCGCGTGGAGCAGTGCCAGTCCTTCCTGCAGCACAAATGCAATCAGCATCGGCCCTTCGTCTGCTTCAATTGGCACTTTCAGAACCAGCGGCGTCGTCGCCCAGTGAGAAAACGCGATGGCACCTTCAACTACAGCGCCGACAATTACTGCACCAAATATGACGAGACCACAGGCATCTGTCCCGAGGGAGACGAGTGAGTATTGTAATTCGCGTCCTGGAGCCTTCTGGCGAAATTCTTTGTTGGCGGTGGGGCTGTGCAGTGCGGGTATGAGACGGCGATAGCAACGACGTAGTATTTTTTCGTTTC
Above is a genomic segment from Drosophila kikkawai strain 14028-0561.14 chromosome 3R, DkikHiC1v2, whole genome shotgun sequence containing:
- the LOC108071335 gene encoding uncharacterized protein yields the protein MFAKMRRVYPGTEVAISTQEPGCSNDLSSLETGTHARNKRAEGLIGGMQQLFLFVTVFLVSPVLIYSGFKFFVLEPLYPADPDNNVAIGSAVATVIVMHVPITGYILRLIFAEELSGMEQQVVFSDWETLVPAQVPKHSPVLNVLLLMSYCALIVGFPIATFFALKFVVLKSFAHIDADIISAICTVVAVHGAVGFFIYRAIYSKTTATATAKNQ